A genomic segment from Hippoglossus stenolepis isolate QCI-W04-F060 chromosome 3, HSTE1.2, whole genome shotgun sequence encodes:
- the kif17 gene encoding kinesin-like protein KIF17: MGSESVKVVVRCRPLNDRENALGSKTVLTMDLQRCQCFIEKPGAADEPPKQFTFDGTYFIDQTTEEVYNEIAYALVEGVTEGYNGTIFAYGQTGSGKSYTMQGVSEPAAQKGVIPRAFEHVFESIQCAENTKFLVRASYLEIYNEEIRDLLGSDTKQRLELKEHPERGVYVRDLSMHTVHSVGECERIIEQGWRNRAVGYTLMNKDSSRSHSIFTIHLEICNIDAEGQDHLRAGKLNLVDLAGSERQSKTGATGERLREATKINLSLSALGNVISALVDGRSRYIPYRDSKLTRLLQDSLGGNTRTLMIACLSPADNNYEETLSTLRYANRAKSIQNRPRINEDPKDALLREYQEEIKSLRALISGQLGMADLSTLLAAQLSQTSPDLPSRPESNTTEAEKEQIKEEYEERLAKLQAEYNAEQEFKAKLQEDIAALRSSYESKVSNLEQARASRGSTVPKNDDRKTSGHSKDTSSVSSSCMTQFAEEELSVKTDALCLSSPGETSYSKPPAPCAEDEVHEGSGGDELIDSEDVTTAEPLDQQHVLERLQQLEQQVVGGEQARNKELQQRHRQRKNLADQRKVQLIRALSENSEESENVLLNVYNSIQEEVHAKSQVLVKVQGKLKAAKLEIRDLQAEFEVERNDYLATIRRLEKEGQLLNSLLERIVPLVRRDCNYSNLDRLKKEAVWDEDCAAWRLPDVMVQKTTLPSAVHPKPSTRRGSAADGGDPFLQVEEDRYKEMLDRSDSENIASSYFKSRRTSQLLLGGDATRGHAVHSPPLVTGAAHLSLSSSAVNPPVGSDSVVPRPFRLESLGAPVSNGKVKRKKSKSHIHSEVI, from the exons ATGGGGTCGGAGTCGGTGAAGGTGGTGGTCAGGTGCAGGCCTCTGAACGACAGGGAGAACGCCCTGGGCTCTAAGACGGTGCTGACCATGGACCTGCAGCGCTGCCAGTGTTTCATAGAGAAGCCCGGGGCGGCCGATGAGCCTCCCAAACAGTTCACCTTCGATGGGACCTACTTCATCGATCAAACCACCGAGGAGGTGTACAACGAGATCGCCTACGCTCTGGTGGAG GGAGTCACTGAAGGATACAACGGCACAATCTTTGCCTATGGACAAACTGGAAGTGGAAAGTCGTACACCATGCAGGGGGTGTCCGAGCCTGCAGCCCAGAAAGGAGTCATCCCTCGGGCGTTTGAACACGTCTTCGAGAGTATTCAG TGTGCAGAAAATACAAAGTTCCTGGTGAGGGCGTCGTACTTGGAGATTTACAACGAAGAAATCCGAGACCTTTTGGGAAGCGACACCAAACAGAGACTGGAG CTGAAAGAGCACCCAGAGCGGGGGGTGTACGTGCGCGACCTCTCCATGCACACCGTGCACAGTGTGGGGGAGTGTGAGAGGATCATCGAGCAGGGCTGGAGGAACCGAGCTGTGGGCTACACGCTGATGAACAAAGACTCCTCCCGCTCCCACTCCATCTTCACCATCCACTTAGAGATCTGCAACAtcg ATGCAGAAGGGCAGGATCACCTCCGAGCAGGTAAACTCAACCTGGTTGACCTGGCAGGAAGTGAGCGTCAGTCCAAAACCGGCGCCACTGGCGAGCGACTGCGTGAGGCCACCAAGATCAACCTCTCCCTGTCGGCCCTGGGCAACGTCATCTCAGCCCTGGTGGACGGACGCTCCAGATACATCCCCTACCGGGACTCCAAGCTGACCAGGCTCCTGCAGGACTCTCTGGGAGGAAACACGCGCACCTTGATGATTGCCTGTCTCTCCCCGGCTGACAACAACTACGAGGAGACCCTGAGCACGCTGCGCTACGCCAACCGGGCCAAGAGCATCCAGAACAGGCCGAGGATCAACGAGGACCCCAAGGATGCTCTGCTCAGAGAGTATCAGGAGGAGATCAAGTCACTGCGGGCCCTGATCTCAGGCCAGCTGGGTATGGCTGACCTTTCCA CTCTGTTGGCCGCTCAGTTGTCTCAAACGTCCCCTGATCTTCCTTCAAGGCCAGAGTCAAATACCACAGAAGCAGAGAAGGAGCAGATAAAAGAG GAGTATGAGGAGAGGCTTGCCAAGTTACAGGCCGAGTACAATGCAGAGCAGGAGTTCAAGGCAAAGCTGCAGGAGGACATTGCTGCACTGCGTTCCTCTTATGAATCCAAGGTGTCCAATCTGGAGCAGGCCCgagccagcagggggagcaCTGTCCCAAAGAATGATGACAGGAAAACGTCGGGACACAGCAAAGACACTT CGTCAGTGAGCTCGAGCTGCATGACACAGTTTGCTGAAGAGGAGCTCAGCGTTAAAACGGACGCCTTGTGTCTCAGTTCACCTGGAGAAACGTCTTATTCCAAG CCTCCTGCTCCTTGTGCTGAAGATGAGGTCCATGAAGGTTCCGGTGGAGACGAGCTCATTGACTCAGAGGACGTCACCACAGCAGAACCTCTGGACCAGCAACATGTCCTGGAAAG gctgcagcagctggagcagcaggttgtcggaGGAGAGCAGGCCAGgaacaaagagctgcagcagagacaccgGCAGAGGAAGAATCTCGCCGACCAGAGAAAGGTGCAGCTCATCCGAGCGCTGTCGGAGAACAGCGAGGAGAGTGAAAATGTGCTGCTGAATGTCTACAACTCCATCCAGGAGGAGGTCCACGCCAAGAGCCAAGTTCTGGTCAAGGTGCAGGGAAAG CTGAAAGCAGCCAAGCTGGAGATCCGTGACCTGCAGGCAGAGTTCGAGGTGGAGAGGAACGACTACCTGGCGACCATCCGCCGGCTGGAGAAGGAGGGACAACTGCTGAACAGCCTCCTGGAGCGCATAGTGCCCCTGGTGCGCCGCGACTGCAACTACAGCAACCTGGACCGCCTGAAGAAAGAGGCGGTGTGGGACGAGGACTGTGCCGCATGGAGGCTGCCAGATGTGATGGTGCAGAAAACAACGCTGCCTTCAG CCGTTCATCCAAAACCATCAACCAGACGAGGCTCAGCTGCTGATGGTGGAGATCCATTCttg caggtggaggaggaccgGTATAAGGAAATGCTCGACCGCAGTGACAGTGAGAACATCGCCAGCAGCTACTTCAAGTCAAGGAGGACCAGTCAACTGCTGCTGGGGGGGGACGCCACCAGGGGACACG ccGTCCACTCTCCTCCCCTTGTCACCGGAGCAGCCCACCTGTCACTGAGCAGTTCTGCTGTGAACCCACCCGTCGGCTCGGACTCCGTCGTGCCTCGACCCTTCCGCCTGGAGTCGCTCGGTGCCCCCGTGTCCAATGGTAAGGTGAAGCGCAAAAAGAGCAAATCTCACATTCACAGTGAggtgatttaa
- the yod1 gene encoding ubiquitin thioesterase OTU1: MLRLRCKTKNGSHLMQGLTHQSCVQELKRKVEELTGIPCDVQKIMVGYPPSSLDLRNGDAHLKDYPIKSGDTLIVEEEKNKPKPQDHPTVTKVPRLEASPVLARRVVPADNSCLFTSVYYVVEGGVYDPVCAPEMRSLIAQIVSSDPAAYCEAVLGKTNEEYCTWISRDDTWGGAIEVSILSKFYQCEICVVDTQTVRVDRFGEDAGYHKRVLLIYDGIHYDPLQKETPGSDVPPQTIFSTTDDVILALALELADEARRKRQFTDVNRFALRCMVCQTGLVGQKEAREHAKETGHTNFGEV, translated from the exons ATGTTGAGGCTTCGCTGTAAGACCAAAAATGGGAGCCACCTCATGCAGGGCTTGACTCACCAGTCCTGCGTccaggagctgaagaggaaggtggaggagctgaCTGGGATCCCCTGCGACGTGCAGAAGATCATGGTCGGCTACCCACCGTCCAGCCTGGATCTCCGAAACGGAGACGCTCACCTCAAGGATTACCCCATCAAATCAG GCGACACGCTCATtgttgaggaagaaaaaaacaagccaaAGCCTCAGGATCATCCCACTGTGACTAAAGTGCCGCGTCTGGAAGCCTCACCCGTGCTGGCACGCCGCGTGGTCCCAGCCGACAACTCCTGCCTCTTCACCAGTGTGTATTATGTGGTGGAAGGAGGCGTATATGACCCCGTGTGTGCTCCTGAGATGCGGAGCCTCATCGCCCAGATCGTGTCCAGTGACCCCGCCGCGTACTGTGAAGCGGTGCTGGGGAAGACCAACGAGGAGTACTGCACCTGGATAAGCCGCGACGACACCTGGGGAGGAGCCATCGAGGTGTCCATCCTGTCCAAGTTTTACCAGTGCGAGATCTGCGTGGTGGACACTCAGACAGTCCGAGTGGATCGATTCGGGGAGGACGCCGGTTACCACAAACGCGTGCTGCTCATCTACGACGGCATCCACTACGACCCGCTGCAGAAAGAAACCCCCGGCTCCGACGTCCCACCCCAGACTATCTTCTCCACCACGGACGACGTAATTCTGGCCCTGGCCCTTGAGCTGGCAGACGAGGCTCGGCGCAAGCGGCAGTTCACGGACGTAAACCGCTTTGCGCTGCGCTGCATGGTGTGCCAGACCGGCCTGGTGGGACAGAAGGAAGCTCGTGAGCACGCCAAGGAAACAGGCCACACCAATTTTGGGGAGGTGTGA
- the zgc:158258 gene encoding specifically androgen-regulated gene protein: MPKSDTWPGGVGLETMSGMDSAGSCDSVVSANSGFSDDSLEHLSAEEKACLMFLEETIESLDTEEDSGLSNDEPDQMPTPGNLAIKLADLSASLSKSKLNDLQKHPSRENIKENADTKPLQSYLVPTPLVMAGSALSSVSSTKPGIPPDSNLSRPQIAPSSNKSHQKPNKKPVVHFEVNVVIPPATKPKDNSVRTAEGPLPRGPLSYDALVYLQRSASTKKTPLCPTIDHTIESDQRPPALIEGPNFRNMQRSDKSHPEPSRPHTSPPVVPPKPQKIPASIAAKTQNVASTITNTLYSIKHAKDPQVVRQKALLKLGLLKDEQQEYETLAPLPPPKPHSSLDPTPRRSTRGSSNGNPPRSPSFSYSQVPKNKPLHSSASFHHYSRSDHQSAAVPHPVQPKGLKTDALGDPRKGGNCPERGHITGAGPVKTTSAAQPQKPSNSVGYSVMVVPGMGADRREALRKLGLLKQ, encoded by the exons ATGCCTAAGAGCGATACCTGGCCAGGTGGCGTTGGATTGGAGACGATGAGCGGTATGGACTCTGCCGGCAGCTGTGACAGCGTCGTCAGTGCCAATTCTGGCTTT AGCGATGATAGTCTGGAGCACCTGTCTGCTGAGGAGAAGGCCTGCCTCATGTTTTTGGAGGAGACGATTGAGTCTCTGGACACCGAGGAGGATAGTGGACTGTCCAATGATGAGCCCGACCAGATGCCCACTCCTGGTAATCTCGCCATCAAACTGGCTGACCTGTCAGCCTCCTTGAGCAAGAGCAAGCTGAACG ATTTACAGAAACATCCCTCAAGAGAAAACATCAAGGAGAACGCTGACACTAAACCCCTGCAGAGCTACCTGGTTCCTACACCTCTTGTTATGGCAGGCAGCGCTCTCTCTTCTGTATCCAGCACCAAACCAGGCATTCCTCCAGATTCAAACCTCTCCAGGCCTCAGATCGCACCTTCAAGCAACAAATCTCATCAAAAACCCAACAAGAAACCTGTTGTTCACTTTGAGGTGAATGTTGTGATACCTCCTGCCACGAAACCCAAGGACAACTCAGTCAGGACAGCGGAGGGTCCTTTACCTCGAGGACCTTTGTCGTACGATGCGCTTGTTTATCTGCAAAGGAGTGCGTCCACGAAGAAGACCCCTCTATGCCCCACAATTGATCACACTATAGAATCGGACCAGCGTCCTCCTGCCTTGATTGAAGGACCAAACTTCAGAAACATGCAGAGATCTGACAAATCCCACCCAGAGCCTTCCAGGCCGCACACAAGTCCTCCAGTTGTGCCCCCTAAACCCCAAAAGATTCCTGCCAGCATTGCTGCGAAAACACAGAATGTAGCTTCGACAATCACAAACACTTTGTACAGTATCAAGCATGCGAAAGATCCTCAGGTGGTGAGACAGAAGGCTTTGCTGAAGCTCGGCCTCCTGAAAGATGAACAACAAGAATATGAGACACTTGCTCCACTACCTCCCCCCAAACCTCACTCCTCTTTGGACCCAACACCCAGAAGATCTACAAGAGGTTCATCGAACGGTAATCCACCAAGAAGCCCATCCTTTTCTTATTCTCAAGTGCCCAAGAACAAGCCTCTGCATAGCAGCGCCAGTTTCCATCACTACTCCAGATCTGACCATCAGTCTGCAGCTGTACCACATCCTGTTCAGCCCAAAGGATTAAAGACGGATGCTCTGGGGGACCCAAGGAAAGGTGGGAACTGTCCTGAACGGGGACACATCACAGGAGCGGGACCAGTGAAGAccacctctgcagctcagcctcagAAACCCTCAAACTCTGTAGGATATTCTGTAATGGTGGTGCCAGGGATGGGAGCTGATCGGAGAGAAGCACTCCGAAAACTTGGACTTCTTAAACAGTGA